The genomic window CGGACAAACTTAAAAAGCCTGATATTTAATATCACGTGAAAGTTAAACGCGTTTTTCAACCCcgaaactagggactttacccctgagctAGCTGTGTTTGGACcggaggacccagggtctaaatttagttcaggggtagttaatctccgccctaaaaagcccctgttgGGgcggtagtacttttcaaaagtcccaggactttcgggggcggggcctgcaatgctgagcgtgtctgattggtagattaactgcagtgtttttattcctccctccgtccacaataacatcacacacatctgtgattctcttgatttctctttctttcattagtttttatttgttctatcttttttgtatgtgtgtgtacttttcaaaagaagaagctgtgattctcttgatttagcagcttgtaacagtagtcttctgtcagcccaccgtgaatgcgtctctcccggtgttacggttttaaaagtgaccctgtaaactggagaccttcagctgaacgtgtcagtgtttgtggagtttacacagctgttgaaacacagagggagttcctgggaatgcaaactagtttagtttttattaagatttcaaaatatcctcatcagatatttaatgatggtctaaagacgtttatgagggatgcatccggctgaaactctccagttaacagggtcgctgtttaaaccaaaacaccggtcgatctctgcgatcacggctttttgagttcaaaaggattttaaaggcgtgttgaaacgtctttgctactcgcgcttatctcctctcacgtgttgattcattgaatccatctgtgatgaaatatagcaccatctaaaacagaccagctgagtctcttcatgctaacaggctaactgttgtgttgctcataatgatacctgcctgtccgtctgcttctatggtgtcatctgtgatgaatggtattcctctttgttttactgccctctactggtctggtggtgtagtgcatttacttttttttcctccatacgtcactgccctgatttgcacaatctacccgggacttcagcccgtggtccaAACACAGAccacaatgggggcacaggaaccttttagtttgggggaaagtagttctgggggctaaaagacccggaactcttggtggaaatgcacctttagttcCTGGGAGAGTAGATCCTGGTTCttctggttgaaaagcaccttttgatCAGGATGTGTCCTTCAACTAAAGATGTTCATCTTAAGTCAAGTAGACGGTTGACGGCAGACTCAGTGCGtctttatattcttttttttatgcagGCCCAGAATGATGACACCTCTTTACAGAACTATACAGGTGATCAGTTTAATGAGTGACCCTGTGAACTCGCCTGCGTCAATGACCTTGTCTTGCAGGTATCAGATTAACACCTCTGTGTAAGTCATTATCTGTGTGATATCTGTGGTGGAGGAGATGACCGTGTTCACCTGCAGGACTCTAAGTTGAACGCCTGAGGTCTCCACTCTCGGAGCACGTTGACTGTTCTACCTGGAGCTCACCTGGAACATGTTGTCTTCTCCGTTCCCGCTGCCCTTTGACGAGCCTCCGGGCTTGGAGCTCTCTCCGCTCTTTGGTTTCTTGGCCGGCTTCTCTGGGGCTGCCTTCCTTTTCTTTGCCTGGAACAACACACGAGTACTTTATGAACATTCTCCCTCCCTGAGCACGTATACGAGATTACTTCCACAGGGtttcacagcacacacagaTTGTCTGTTCATCTGAAATGCAACGTGACAAAGAACACACCAACCTTTGACTCCACTTCGCTGTCAGAGTCGCTCCCAGAGGCAGAGGACAGGATTTCCTTTGATTTTGGCATtctgctgagacagagacacaatcCCAGACAACTTTACAATGAGCATTTCAAAACTATAGGACATATACAGGGTCAGATTTAATCTGGACTCCCTTCACTGACAGTGTGGCGTCTATTATACTCTCATATGAGGGGACATTTGTTACAGCTTTATTGTTATTGAATTTAAAGATCACTATTTGGTTCCAGCTGTGATTATTGTATGAGTCAGATtaaggatgggcatttcaatccaaaatacaatttgataatcattggcatcttttcgacgattattcaaataatctgcacgcgcacgcacacacgcacacacacacacacacacacacacacacacacacacacacacacacacacacacacacacacttcagagtTTGGATAGCATTTATATAGTTTGGAGAGTTTAGAGAGACGGAGGCGTGTATTGTGTTCCAAGCATagcctgtataaaatatggacgtagtatccgtgacgtcacccatctgtttctgaagctgttttgaggccaatcgtcggcggcagccatattgcttctgttgagcgattgtgacattaagaggcgggctttgagcctcctagccaacagctacagtgttcccgcctgtcaatcaagtcagctgggcctgtcattggaagactcttaatcagaaatatcttcgaaattgctaaattcaccccgtacagtgtgtgccaatcaagaaatgagctatccagactacacttgttttttgaaccaggctgtaaacatgtttatttctgctgtaaagatcgtctctttgaattggtgtgtatgtggtttctggtacttccggagccagcctctagtggacactcgaggaactgcagtttttaccacttacgcattggactcatattgacggaggttgctgcttggttctaaGTGATTATTAATCACAGGGCTCAAGACTAGTAAGAATTTCATCTGATCACGTTCATGCGAGTGCATTAAAGCTCCCTCTAACACACGCACTGTATTAGACATTGTGGTTGAAAGTTGCTCTATTTTTCACTGGTGTAGTCAGTGTCCTCCACCTGCACTCTCTCCTGTTCTAAAAAGCGTGCGTGTGTACGCTGCG from Notolabrus celidotus isolate fNotCel1 chromosome 9, fNotCel1.pri, whole genome shotgun sequence includes these protein-coding regions:
- the sub1b gene encoding SUB1 regulator of transcription b, which gives rise to MPKSKEILSSASGSDSDSEVESKAKKRKAAPEKPAKKPKSGESSKPGGSSKGSGNGEDNMFQIGKMRYVSVRDFKGKVLIDIREYWMNPDQEMKPGKKGISLNPEQWNQLKDQISEIDDAIKRT